AGTCCCGACGACATCCTGGAGGTGTGTGCGGCGCTCGATCCGCGGCGCGAACCCGGCCGCCTCGTCCTGATCCCCCGGATGGGCCGCGACCGGATCCAGGAGGCCCTGCCGCCCATCGTCCGCGCGGTGGTGAACGCGGGACACCCGGTCGTCTGGCTGAGCGACCCGATGCACGGCAACACGGTGACGTCGCAGGTCGGCCTGAAGACGCGTCACCTCACCGACGTGATCACCGAGGCGCTGCGCTTCCGCGACATCCTCGAGGGGAACCGGCAACACGCCGCCGGACTCCACATCGAGATGGCGGCGGACGACGTGACGGAGTGCATCGGGGGATCCGTCGAGAACGAGGACGAACTACCGCGCCACTACACCTCGCTGTGTGACCCGAGGCTCAACGTCAACCAGGCCACCGCGCTGATCGAGGCGTGGGCCACGGGAACGACGACGGGCCGCTCCTGACCGGGAGTCCGTCCGGGCTCCGGTACGGACTTCACGTCCGGTCCTCGAGCTTCTGCGCGAACGCCAGCCAGGCCCCGGCGCACGACCGAGCCACTCGGCGACGGACTTCCGCCAGTGCGGTGGCACGGCCTCGACGAGTTCGCCCCACTCCGCAGGCTCGACCACGTGGCCGTCGAGCCAGCGGAAGACGGCGCGGCCGGTCTCCGTGTACTTCACCGCCGGATCCCGGCTCAGGTTGGCCCGCATCGAGGCCCAGTCGATGCTCTGCCGGGCGATGCCCGTTCTGCGACGCTGCGAATCTGCCGGGCCACCGACGGATGGCTCGCGCTCCTCGACGATGCCGGTCGGCTCCGGACGCGGACGGCCGTACGGATCATGAAGGGACGTCCCGCGCTGCGAGGCCAACACCGGGTCCTGGCCCGCTCGTAGCCGAGCCCGTACGTCGCGCGCCGTCCCCACCGAGACGCCGGCCTCCCGGGCGATGGCGCGCAGGGGCGCGGCGCCCGGGCGATGACCTCGCTCGCCCGTAGCCGTCCCGCCGAACCGTCCAGAGGACGGACCCGGCCGTCTCTCCCCACGCGACTGCTCTCCCGCTCCTCGGGCAGGGACAGGCGGCGTCGGACCGCGCTCACCGTGGTCGGGGACAGCCCGGTGGCGGCGCCGCCCGGAGCCGGTGCATGCCGTCGATGACCCGCATCGTGCTCCGGTGTACGAGAATCGGCGGAAGGTTCTGCGCCGCAGCCAACAGTTGTACGTGTTCGGGATCCTCCCCGGCCAGTCGGGGTGAATAGCCGGGCCGCAGCGACGATATCGGTACCGAAACCGGATCCGTCTCGTCCGGCGCGATCGGGGCCTGCGTATTTACGTGCCCGGCTAATTTCCTGCTGGCGCTGGCCATTTCCCGGATCTCCGGGTTGCTCGACATCCGAACACTCACCTGTCAATGGGTAGGATCCCGTGCACGTACGGCAATCGGTCCCGCTGGCGGCAGGGGCCGTTCCGGTGTCACCATCGCTTCTGACACGCCGTCCCTGAGCAGCAGAAAGCCTGCCCTGCTGCATCATGGCGGGCGGTCTCGGCCTGAGCAACATCGTTTCCCGTCCACTGTGGGTAGTTCCCACTACCCGTTCGGGTAGTGGACGGTGGCGAATCAAATCCACTAATATCGATCAAACTCCGTTGATCATATTTGCTGTGGTGCGCGATTTCTCGTGGCGGGCGATCGAAAGGACAATTCCGGTGACGATTCTGAGGCGGCTACGGAGACGGCGCCTGGGGGGCGTGGTGGCCCTCGCCGTGACGATGGCCCTGGCGGGATCGCTGACCAGTGGCGTGTCGGCGGCGCCACAGGAGGAGGCGGCCTTCGACCTCGACCACGGGAACGTCCTGCTCGAGGTCGTCTACCCGACCTTCAACATGGTGTCGCGTACGGAGAGCCTCGGCCGCCCACAGTCGTGGACCCTGGACCACGCCATGCTGTTGGAACTGCCGTGGTTCGACGCCATCGCCCCTTACCACCCCACGGCGGTCGGCATCTTCTCGGACCTCGGCCGGCGGCCGGCGGCGGAACACACGACGCGTAACAAGAACATCGCCGTCACGTACTCGGCCTTCACCTCGTTCAACGCGGTCCTTCCGCAGTACCGGTCGACCTGGCTCGGAATGATGGAGTTGGCGGGCCTCGACCCGAACAACACCGCGGAGGACCCGACCACGGCCAGCGGTATCGGCATTCTCGCCGCCAAGAACGCCGCGGCGGCGAGGAAGAACGACGGTTCCAACCGGGACGGTGACGCGGGCGACCGCAAGTACAACCAGCAGCCCTACGCCGACTACACGGGCTACCGGCCGGTCAACACGGCGTACCAGCTCCGCAACCCGTCCCGCTGGCAGCCGAACACCACCTCGGCGCGGGAGGTCTTCACGGCCCAGGAGTTCGCGACCCCTCAGTTCGGCCGGGTGAAGCCGTTCACGTACGACAGCCCCCAAGAGTTTCGGGTCGCTCCGCCGACCAACAGCAACCACCTCGACCGCCGGGCCTACCGCAGTCAGGCCGACGCCGTCCTGAGGGCGTCGGCGAACCTGGACGACCGCCAGAAGGTGACCGCCGAGCTGTTCAACGACAACGTCCGGCCCTTCGGGATCGTCGCCGGCGCGATCGCCCGCGGGAACGTCCACCTCAACACCGAGGAGACCGTCCGCTACGTCGCCGCCTCGGTGGTGGCCGGCGTCGACGTGGTCATCGCCTCCTGGTACCTGATGCGCAAGTACGACTCGGTGCGACCGTACAGCGCGATCCGTTACCTGTACGGCGAGAAGAAGCTGACGGCGTGGGGTGGCCCGGGGAAGGGCACCGTCAACGACATCACCGGTGACGAGTGGCAGGGCTACCTGAGCAGCCTGGCCTTTGCCTCTCCCGAATACCCGTCCGCCTCCGCCGCGCTCTGCCTCGCCTACACCCAGCAGGCGCGACGCTTCATCGGCACCGACCAGTTGAACATCGCCTGGCCGGTGGCCAAGGGTTCCTCGCTCGTCGAACCGGGCGTTACCCCGGCCAGCGACCTGACCCTGTCCTGGAGCAGCCTGAGCGCCTTCGCCAGCGACTGTGGCCAGAGCAGGGTCTGGGGCGGTGACAACTTCCCGTCGTCGGTCGAGGCCGCGAAGCAGTACGCGCCGCAGATCGGCGACCGGGCCTACGACTTCGTCCAGCGCAAGCTGAACGGCCGCTGATCCCCTTCGTACTGACGCCGGCTGCCGACGGTGCCCTCTGGCCCCGTCGGCAGCCGGCCGCCTGCGCGGACAGCGCGTAGTT
The nucleotide sequence above comes from Micromonospora pallida. Encoded proteins:
- a CDS encoding DUF6851 domain-containing protein yields the protein MTILRRLRRRRLGGVVALAVTMALAGSLTSGVSAAPQEEAAFDLDHGNVLLEVVYPTFNMVSRTESLGRPQSWTLDHAMLLELPWFDAIAPYHPTAVGIFSDLGRRPAAEHTTRNKNIAVTYSAFTSFNAVLPQYRSTWLGMMELAGLDPNNTAEDPTTASGIGILAAKNAAAARKNDGSNRDGDAGDRKYNQQPYADYTGYRPVNTAYQLRNPSRWQPNTTSAREVFTAQEFATPQFGRVKPFTYDSPQEFRVAPPTNSNHLDRRAYRSQADAVLRASANLDDRQKVTAELFNDNVRPFGIVAGAIARGNVHLNTEETVRYVAASVVAGVDVVIASWYLMRKYDSVRPYSAIRYLYGEKKLTAWGGPGKGTVNDITGDEWQGYLSSLAFASPEYPSASAALCLAYTQQARRFIGTDQLNIAWPVAKGSSLVEPGVTPASDLTLSWSSLSAFASDCGQSRVWGGDNFPSSVEAAKQYAPQIGDRAYDFVQRKLNGR